In Paludisphaera rhizosphaerae, one DNA window encodes the following:
- the atpG gene encoding ATP synthase F1 subunit gamma, with translation MAKARAIIKRRKAVDNIRKITRTMELIATARFRKAMDRAVEAEAYTRKIAEMAADLGDSSTTVSHPLLQKRPVANALLLVLSSNRGLAGGYNGNVLRAGIRDYQDLQAEGAGVTVEVSGKRGVNFWKYRKLPMTSTYFHFEDKPAFHEVEVLANKYMAMFLEGKIDRLDVAYTKFINTARQEAVVETLLPIVQEAPAEDSTKAKDKSAGIERKRAPYEFLPDAAGILEEMVPVSFKVRLFKCFLDAAVSEQIARMVAMKGASQNADDLSKTLTRQYNRARQSQITGDLADIVGAAIALQ, from the coding sequence ATGGCCAAGGCCCGCGCGATCATCAAACGCCGCAAGGCGGTCGACAACATCCGGAAGATCACCCGGACGATGGAACTCATCGCCACCGCCCGGTTCCGCAAGGCGATGGACCGGGCCGTCGAGGCCGAGGCCTACACCCGCAAGATCGCCGAGATGGCCGCCGACCTGGGCGACTCGTCCACCACCGTCTCCCACCCGCTCCTCCAGAAGCGGCCCGTCGCCAACGCCCTGCTGCTGGTCCTGTCCAGCAACCGAGGCCTCGCCGGCGGCTACAACGGCAACGTCCTCCGCGCCGGCATCCGCGACTACCAGGACCTCCAGGCCGAAGGCGCCGGGGTCACGGTCGAGGTCTCCGGCAAGCGCGGGGTGAACTTCTGGAAGTACCGCAAGCTCCCCATGACCTCCACGTACTTCCATTTCGAGGACAAGCCGGCCTTCCACGAGGTCGAGGTCCTGGCGAACAAGTACATGGCGATGTTCCTGGAAGGGAAGATCGACCGCCTGGACGTCGCCTACACCAAGTTCATCAACACGGCCCGCCAGGAGGCCGTCGTCGAGACCCTGCTGCCGATCGTCCAGGAGGCCCCGGCCGAGGATTCGACGAAGGCGAAGGACAAGTCGGCCGGCATCGAGCGCAAGCGGGCTCCCTACGAGTTCCTGCCTGACGCCGCGGGAATCCTCGAAGAGATGGTGCCCGTCTCCTTCAAGGTCCGGCTGTTCAAGTGCTTCCTGGACGCCGCCGTGAGCGAGCAGATCGCCCGGATGGTGGCCATGAAGGGAGCCTCGCAGAACGCCGACGACCTGTCGAAGACCCTGACCCGCCAGTACAACCGGGCGCGCCAGTCTCAGATCACCGGCGACCTGGCCGACATCGTCGGGGCCGCCATCGCGCTGCAGTGA
- the atpD gene encoding F0F1 ATP synthase subunit beta: MATATRTGRIAQVIGSTFDAEFDEGDLPNIYNALKIDTQEKGVEIHLTGEVQQHLGGNRVRCVALGSTDGLVRGMPVLDTGAPVSVPVGKESLGRVFNLLGQPIDGRGDVHAPESWPIHRDPPSFDQLSPKTELFETGIKVVDLLTPFVRGGKIGLFGGAGLGKTVILQEMISRIASVHSGYSVFAGVGERTREGNDLWLEMQETKVGSTGKSVIDSTVMCFGQMNEPPGARLRVALTALTMAEWFRDATGADTLLFIDNIFRFSQAGSEVSALLGRMPSNVGYQPTLATEMGALQERITSTKKGAITSVQAVYVPADDLTDPAPATTFGFLDAFIVLSRSISEKGIYPAIDPLASSSRILDPQYVGQEHYDVAQRVLRILQRYKELRDIIAILGVDELSEDDKLIVHRARRIERFLSQPFFVAEVFLNKPGEYTKLPDTIRSFKEICDGKWDHLPESAFMYVGPIEQAEEQAKKMGAI, encoded by the coding sequence ATGGCGACTGCAACGAGGACCGGAAGAATCGCCCAGGTGATCGGCTCGACCTTCGACGCCGAGTTCGACGAGGGCGATCTGCCGAACATTTACAACGCCCTGAAGATCGACACCCAGGAGAAGGGGGTCGAGATTCACCTGACCGGCGAGGTTCAGCAGCACCTTGGCGGCAACCGGGTCCGCTGCGTGGCCCTGGGCTCGACCGACGGCCTGGTCCGTGGCATGCCGGTCCTCGACACCGGCGCCCCGGTGAGCGTCCCGGTCGGCAAGGAATCGCTGGGCCGCGTCTTCAACCTGCTGGGTCAGCCGATCGACGGCCGCGGCGACGTCCACGCTCCGGAGAGCTGGCCGATCCACCGCGACCCGCCCTCGTTCGACCAGCTCTCCCCGAAGACCGAGCTGTTCGAGACCGGCATCAAGGTCGTCGACCTGCTGACGCCGTTCGTCCGCGGCGGCAAGATCGGCCTGTTCGGCGGCGCCGGGCTGGGCAAGACGGTCATCCTTCAGGAGATGATCTCGCGTATCGCGTCGGTCCACAGCGGCTATTCCGTCTTCGCCGGCGTCGGCGAGCGGACCCGCGAGGGGAACGACCTCTGGCTCGAAATGCAGGAAACGAAGGTCGGCAGCACGGGCAAGTCGGTCATCGACAGCACCGTGATGTGCTTCGGCCAGATGAACGAGCCCCCGGGCGCCCGCCTCCGCGTCGCCCTGACGGCCCTCACGATGGCCGAATGGTTCCGCGACGCCACCGGCGCCGACACCCTGCTGTTCATCGACAACATCTTCCGGTTCAGCCAGGCCGGCTCTGAGGTCTCCGCCCTCCTCGGCCGTATGCCGTCGAACGTCGGCTACCAGCCGACGCTGGCCACGGAGATGGGCGCCCTCCAGGAGCGGATCACCTCCACCAAGAAGGGTGCCATCACGTCGGTGCAGGCCGTGTACGTCCCCGCCGACGACCTCACGGACCCGGCTCCGGCCACGACCTTCGGCTTCCTCGACGCCTTCATCGTGCTCTCGCGGTCGATCTCCGAGAAGGGCATCTACCCGGCCATCGACCCGCTGGCGTCCAGCTCCCGCATCCTCGACCCGCAGTACGTCGGTCAGGAGCACTACGACGTCGCCCAGCGCGTCCTGCGAATCCTCCAGCGCTACAAGGAACTCCGCGACATCATCGCGATCCTCGGCGTCGACGAGCTTTCCGAAGACGACAAGCTGATCGTCCATCGCGCCCGCCGAATCGAGCGCTTCCTGTCGCAGCCGTTCTTCGTCGCCGAAGTCTTCCTCAACAAGCCGGGCGAGTACACCAAGCTGCCGGACACGATCCGCAGCTTCAAGGAGATCTGCGACGGCAAGTGGGATCACCTGCCGGAGTCGGCCTTCATGTACGTCGGCCCCATCGAGCAGGCCGAGGAACAGGCCAAGAAGATGGGCGCGATCTGA
- the atpC gene encoding ATP synthase F1 subunit epsilon: MAHKTLADAEVAAPPGTLLCQVITPEKTVFAKTVDFVALPLYDGELGVFPSRAPMLGRLGYGELRVKIGGTTESYFVDGGFAQVRDNVVTVLTNRALAPSAIEMNGTAAKLDEALKRPAVTDAEVAEKTKEVARLRAMIHVSQKS, translated from the coding sequence ATGGCCCACAAAACCCTCGCCGACGCAGAAGTCGCCGCCCCCCCGGGGACGCTCCTGTGCCAGGTGATCACTCCTGAGAAAACCGTCTTCGCCAAGACCGTCGACTTCGTCGCGCTCCCCCTGTACGACGGGGAACTCGGCGTCTTCCCCAGCCGTGCGCCGATGCTCGGTCGGCTGGGATACGGCGAGCTTCGCGTGAAGATCGGCGGAACGACGGAATCGTACTTCGTGGACGGCGGGTTCGCCCAGGTCCGCGACAACGTCGTCACCGTCCTGACCAACCGCGCTCTGGCGCCCTCCGCCATCGAAATGAACGGCACGGCGGCGAAGCTCGACGAAGCCCTGAAGCGTCCCGCCGTCACAGACGCCGAGGTCGCCGAGAAGACCAAGGAAGTCGCTCGCCTCCGTGCGATGATTCACGTCAGCCAGAAGAGCTGA
- a CDS encoding RNA polymerase sigma factor, translated as MDRNLTDLSLALLVVRCQRGERSAFEELIAACERRLFVYIRKLVGDEEASWNLLQDVWLRLFRGLPSIRDPRRFRVWIYQVARNTAMDHLRHRYGQPAALVDDPPVDGPDPLERCDDIELVHHGLSRLCLADRDALTLFFLDDLSIEETAEVLGIPPGTVKSRLFKAKRALRAVIEQEGASHDQR; from the coding sequence ATGGATCGGAATCTCACAGACCTATCGCTGGCCTTGCTGGTCGTCCGCTGCCAACGCGGGGAACGCTCCGCCTTCGAGGAGTTGATCGCGGCCTGCGAGCGTCGGCTGTTCGTCTACATTCGCAAGCTTGTCGGCGATGAGGAGGCGTCGTGGAACCTGCTCCAAGACGTCTGGCTTCGCCTCTTCCGTGGGCTGCCATCAATCCGTGATCCTCGCCGATTCCGGGTGTGGATCTACCAGGTGGCAAGAAACACCGCCATGGACCACCTACGCCATCGTTACGGGCAACCTGCCGCGCTCGTTGACGATCCTCCGGTCGACGGCCCGGATCCGTTGGAGCGCTGCGATGACATCGAACTGGTGCATCACGGTCTCTCGCGGTTGTGCCTGGCCGATCGTGACGCCCTGACTCTCTTCTTTCTGGACGACCTCAGCATCGAAGAAACGGCCGAGGTACTCGGCATCCCGCCGGGCACGGTCAAGTCACGCCTCTTCAAGGCCAAGCGCGCGCTCCGCGCCGTGATCGAACAAGAAGGAGCCTCCCATGACCAACGCTGA
- a CDS encoding metallophosphoesterase family protein — translation MAAFRLVHLSDVHVWRFTFNPLRLLGKRAVGMAELLLGRADRFRLERLPEVVSRVQSLRPDHILISGDLTTTALSAEFADARQALAPLLNDPDRATLVPGNHDRYTPGAAGERRFERAFGPFLGGDRFPWLRFVANRTAILGLDPCRPAITARGRMPIAQLEAARSLWESNRESIDRLIVACHYPVEAPGELREELYWKRLYNAGELGEWLATIGPHLFCCGHVHHAWAFSPVSVPNQLCLNAGAPLLVDRRGDNPPGFLEVTLDGSDVLVVHHAWTNDGWATRPIECRDGFYEVV, via the coding sequence TTGGCCGCCTTTCGGCTCGTCCACCTTTCCGACGTCCACGTCTGGCGGTTCACCTTCAATCCGCTTCGACTTCTGGGCAAGCGGGCGGTCGGCATGGCGGAACTACTCCTCGGCCGGGCCGACCGGTTCCGCCTGGAGCGGCTCCCCGAGGTCGTCTCGCGGGTCCAGTCGCTTCGTCCCGACCACATTCTCATCAGCGGCGATCTGACCACGACGGCCCTCTCCGCCGAGTTCGCCGACGCCCGCCAGGCGCTCGCTCCGCTTCTCAACGACCCCGACCGGGCGACCCTCGTCCCCGGCAACCACGACCGCTACACTCCGGGCGCGGCCGGGGAGCGCCGCTTCGAGCGGGCGTTCGGCCCGTTCCTGGGGGGCGATCGGTTCCCCTGGCTCCGGTTCGTCGCCAATCGCACGGCGATCCTGGGCCTCGACCCCTGTCGGCCGGCGATCACGGCGCGGGGGCGGATGCCGATAGCACAGCTCGAAGCCGCCCGCAGCCTATGGGAATCGAACCGGGAATCGATCGACCGCCTGATCGTCGCGTGTCACTATCCGGTCGAGGCACCTGGGGAGCTTCGCGAGGAACTTTACTGGAAGCGGCTCTACAACGCCGGAGAACTGGGTGAATGGCTGGCGACGATCGGGCCGCACCTGTTCTGCTGCGGCCACGTCCACCACGCCTGGGCGTTTTCGCCGGTCAGCGTGCCGAACCAGCTTTGCCTGAACGCCGGAGCCCCGCTCCTGGTCGACCGTCGAGGCGACAACCCGCCTGGCTTTCTGGAGGTCACCCTCGACGGTTCCGACGTCCTGGTCGTCCATCATGCGTGGACGAACGACGGCTGGGCGACGCGGCCGATTGAGTGTCGAGATGGATTCTACGAGGTCGTCTAA
- a CDS encoding CPBP family intramembrane glutamic endopeptidase, with protein MPAKDTDLHEMSSSQARKKRLRRLVYVEPIDDPPPGYWKTTRKPLPSLILVAPIVLAYEFGVVWLGGGASQTLRTGADAWIRQSLAAVGLTDHWLLPLSLFLVLLGWQAMQPKGWKFSPAVIVGMVVESLILAVALVGVSRLVSLGFDLMEQTPAPASLLQAAPGATVGDSAAAEQFIGFLGAGVYEEALFRLLLVPVFYYLLRGLQAPQVLASALAVSGSALLFSLAHHAGNPGEAFTWFAFIFRWMAGVFFAWVFILRGFGVAVGTHTAYDVLVGWVGWNG; from the coding sequence ATGCCCGCCAAGGACACCGACCTCCACGAGATGTCCAGCAGCCAGGCGCGGAAGAAGCGGCTGCGCCGGCTGGTTTACGTCGAGCCCATCGACGATCCGCCTCCCGGTTACTGGAAGACCACCCGCAAGCCGCTCCCCTCGCTGATTCTGGTCGCGCCGATCGTTCTGGCTTATGAATTCGGCGTGGTCTGGCTGGGGGGCGGGGCGTCGCAGACCCTTCGCACGGGGGCCGACGCCTGGATCCGCCAGAGCCTGGCCGCGGTCGGCCTGACCGACCACTGGCTGCTGCCGCTCTCGCTCTTCCTGGTCCTGCTCGGCTGGCAGGCGATGCAGCCCAAAGGCTGGAAGTTCTCGCCGGCGGTGATCGTGGGAATGGTGGTGGAGAGCCTCATCCTGGCCGTAGCGCTGGTCGGGGTGAGCCGGTTGGTGAGTCTAGGGTTCGACCTGATGGAGCAGACCCCGGCGCCGGCCTCGCTGCTGCAGGCTGCTCCCGGAGCGACGGTCGGGGATTCGGCTGCGGCGGAGCAGTTCATTGGATTCCTCGGGGCGGGCGTGTACGAGGAGGCGCTCTTCCGGCTCCTCCTGGTTCCGGTCTTCTATTATCTCCTGCGCGGGCTGCAGGCTCCTCAGGTCCTTGCCAGCGCCCTGGCGGTGAGCGGTTCGGCGCTCTTGTTCTCGCTGGCTCACCATGCGGGGAATCCGGGCGAGGCGTTCACCTGGTTCGCGTTCATTTTCCGCTGGATGGCGGGGGTCTTCTTCGCCTGGGTCTTCATCCTGCGAGGGTTCGGCGTCGCAGTCGGGACTCATACGGCGTACGATGTCCTGGTCGGTTGGGTCGGCTGGAACGGGTGA
- a CDS encoding c-type cytochrome — protein MIVRRRSVLGLGLATLLSLVVGCSDADLVGPIVYEEQPALSREIEGKAHLADKPKIQAKARAALTKLYGPDPREIHVPEGAPLVKDEKGRVGTLLANHVQTAQGREKLNHPGGYALYRRNCLHCHGVTGAGDGPTAPFVFPAPRDFRQGLFKFTSTPNGARPDRDDLRRTIRDGLHGTSMPAFEALLSPAEIEQVIDYVTFLSLRGETELAFIEEGFVGDDTDEDALGDDIVEELVQGVFSKWEDAKESVVDPPSERTPSSLESIVRGRDLFLGRTKEKLECAGCHGSKGKGDGQSFVDVKTFNRVVFGGDPSKMPERVAELDAPTRDLWKQKLDGWGNPLRPADLSRAVYKGGRRPIDLYWRIAKGITGAQMPAHYPGVNEAQIWDLVNFVLALPYQPELLEVESAGAKGVTADAGTVRR, from the coding sequence GTGATCGTGCGACGGCGTTCCGTGCTCGGCCTCGGCCTCGCGACCCTCCTCTCGCTTGTGGTTGGATGTTCGGACGCCGACCTTGTCGGCCCGATCGTCTACGAGGAACAGCCCGCCCTCTCTCGTGAGATCGAGGGTAAGGCCCACCTCGCGGACAAGCCCAAGATCCAGGCGAAGGCCCGCGCCGCCCTGACCAAGCTCTACGGCCCCGACCCGAGGGAGATCCACGTCCCCGAAGGTGCGCCGTTGGTCAAGGACGAGAAAGGCCGCGTCGGGACCCTGCTGGCGAACCACGTTCAAACGGCCCAGGGCCGAGAGAAACTCAACCATCCCGGCGGCTACGCCCTCTACCGCCGCAACTGCCTCCACTGCCACGGGGTCACCGGCGCGGGCGACGGCCCGACGGCCCCGTTCGTCTTCCCCGCTCCGCGAGATTTCCGCCAGGGGCTGTTCAAGTTCACGTCGACCCCCAACGGCGCACGTCCCGACCGCGACGACCTTCGGCGAACCATCCGCGACGGCCTTCACGGAACCTCGATGCCCGCCTTCGAGGCGCTCCTGTCGCCCGCGGAGATCGAACAGGTCATCGACTACGTCACCTTCCTGAGCCTTCGCGGCGAGACCGAGTTGGCCTTCATCGAGGAAGGCTTCGTCGGCGACGACACCGATGAAGACGCCCTCGGGGACGACATCGTCGAGGAACTTGTCCAGGGGGTCTTCAGCAAGTGGGAGGACGCCAAGGAATCGGTCGTCGACCCGCCCTCGGAACGGACGCCCTCCTCGCTCGAGAGCATCGTCCGCGGCCGCGATCTGTTCCTGGGTCGGACCAAGGAGAAGCTCGAATGCGCCGGCTGTCACGGCTCGAAGGGGAAAGGCGACGGCCAGAGTTTCGTCGACGTGAAGACCTTCAACAGGGTCGTCTTCGGCGGCGACCCCAGTAAGATGCCCGAGCGCGTGGCCGAGCTGGACGCCCCCACTCGCGATCTCTGGAAGCAGAAGCTGGACGGCTGGGGCAACCCGCTGCGGCCGGCCGATCTTTCGCGGGCTGTGTATAAAGGGGGGCGGCGTCCCATCGACCTTTACTGGCGGATCGCCAAGGGGATCACCGGCGCCCAGATGCCGGCCCACTACCCTGGCGTGAACGAAGCGCAGATCTGGGACCTCGTGAACTTCGTCCTGGCCCTCCCCTACCAGCCCGAGCTGCTCGAGGTCGAGTCGGCCGGCGCGAAGGGGGTGACGGCGGACGCCGGGACGGTTCGACGATGA
- a CDS encoding cytochrome c oxidase subunit II gives MRYWSLIFALAALFGVGAFAYAPFSADWWLPNPADSPGRAVSTSGREIDALFLIILWLTSAVFVGTQAALVWAQYRYADRLDAEGKPARPARYFHGSQRLEVVWTIIPAAILVFLALYQMETWANIKFRSAAPKTPPLAEVTGRQFQWVIKYPGPDGKLNTPDDLFTVNDLHLVKDKTALIHLKAADVIHSFFLPQMRIKQDAVPGMTIPVWFDCDRAGRYELACAELCGWGHYKMRGDVVVHETEAEFQAWQTAKLTEQGRSRLEPKGDDAEGGKP, from the coding sequence TTGCGATACTGGAGCCTGATCTTCGCCCTTGCGGCCCTTTTCGGCGTTGGCGCCTTCGCCTACGCCCCGTTCTCGGCCGACTGGTGGCTCCCCAACCCCGCCGACTCCCCAGGCCGCGCCGTTTCGACGTCCGGCCGGGAGATCGATGCGCTGTTCCTCATCATCCTCTGGCTGACCTCCGCCGTCTTCGTCGGCACCCAGGCGGCCCTCGTCTGGGCGCAGTACCGCTACGCGGACCGCCTCGACGCCGAAGGGAAGCCCGCCCGCCCGGCGCGTTACTTCCACGGCAGCCAGCGGCTTGAGGTCGTCTGGACGATCATCCCGGCCGCGATCCTCGTCTTCCTGGCCCTCTACCAGATGGAGACCTGGGCGAACATCAAGTTTCGCTCGGCCGCCCCGAAGACGCCCCCCCTCGCCGAGGTGACCGGGCGGCAGTTCCAGTGGGTGATCAAGTACCCCGGCCCAGACGGCAAGCTCAACACGCCCGACGACCTCTTCACGGTCAACGACCTCCATCTTGTGAAGGACAAGACGGCGTTGATCCACCTGAAGGCGGCGGACGTGATCCACTCGTTCTTCCTCCCCCAGATGCGGATCAAGCAGGACGCCGTCCCCGGGATGACCATCCCGGTGTGGTTCGACTGCGACCGCGCCGGCCGCTACGAACTGGCCTGCGCCGAGCTTTGCGGCTGGGGACACTACAAGATGCGAGGCGACGTCGTGGTCCACGAGACCGAAGCGGAATTCCAGGCCTGGCAGACGGCGAAGCTCACCGAACAGGGCCGCAGCCGGCTTGAGCCGAAGGGCGACGACGCCGAGGGAGGGAAGCCGTGA
- a CDS encoding cytochrome c oxidase subunit I — protein sequence MSHDQIHPAPRNPLTRYIFSTDHKVIGVQFLFSGLIFMLLGGLMAMAIRWQLGWPWKPMPILAKWLWSAPNLGGQMPPEFYNKLVTMHATIMIFFVIIPILTGAFGNYLIPLMIGARDMAFPKLNMFSYWIMWPGFAFLIWSFYVEGGSSEAGWTGYPPLSTMKWASPGSLNGQTLWLLALLCAGISSLSGSINYITTIVMLRAPGMKMLRMPMTVWALFITALLQAFALPVLTSGLLMQTLDRVAGTNFFSPVGGSVGNAPGVVGGGAPLLFQHLFWFYSHPAVYVMILPAMGIASDVISTFSRKPLFGYKPMVIAMGSIAGLGFIVWGHHMFQSGMNPALAATFTVSTMMIALPSAIKVFNWIGTMWGGRVQFTTAMLHAMAFVSMFIIGGLSGIFMAATPVDVHIHDTYFIVGHIHYVLFGGSMFAIFAATYYWFPKIFGRMMNERIGWIHFGLTFVFMTGTFFFMHVVGWHGHMRRIPDPTVYKFLSEPGVVWMNQFMSVCAFGLGIVQVLFVGNFFYSLVLGPVAGPNPWKANSLEWTTSSPPPHYNFETLPQVFHPPYEFSLPGSEDDYLPQTSPLPPNITLDPIMA from the coding sequence GTGAGTCACGATCAGATCCACCCCGCCCCCCGGAACCCGCTGACCCGCTACATCTTCTCGACCGACCACAAGGTCATCGGCGTCCAGTTCCTCTTCTCCGGGCTGATCTTCATGCTGCTGGGCGGCCTGATGGCGATGGCCATCCGCTGGCAGCTCGGGTGGCCCTGGAAGCCGATGCCGATCCTGGCGAAGTGGCTCTGGTCGGCCCCCAACCTGGGCGGGCAGATGCCGCCCGAGTTTTACAACAAGCTCGTCACGATGCACGCGACGATCATGATCTTCTTCGTGATCATCCCGATCCTGACCGGTGCCTTCGGCAACTACCTCATCCCGCTAATGATCGGCGCGCGGGACATGGCGTTTCCGAAGTTGAACATGTTCTCCTACTGGATCATGTGGCCGGGCTTCGCCTTCCTGATCTGGTCATTCTATGTGGAAGGCGGCTCGTCGGAGGCCGGCTGGACGGGCTACCCGCCGCTGTCCACCATGAAGTGGGCCTCGCCCGGGTCGCTCAACGGCCAAACGCTCTGGCTGCTGGCACTCCTCTGCGCGGGAATCTCCTCGCTGTCGGGCTCGATCAACTACATCACGACGATCGTGATGCTGCGGGCGCCGGGAATGAAGATGCTTCGGATGCCGATGACCGTCTGGGCGCTGTTCATCACGGCGCTGCTCCAGGCGTTCGCGCTCCCCGTACTGACCTCCGGGCTGCTGATGCAGACGCTCGACCGCGTGGCCGGGACGAACTTCTTCAGCCCGGTCGGCGGTTCGGTGGGAAATGCGCCGGGAGTGGTGGGCGGCGGGGCTCCGCTGCTCTTCCAGCACCTCTTCTGGTTCTACTCGCACCCGGCCGTCTATGTGATGATCCTGCCTGCGATGGGGATTGCCTCGGATGTGATCTCGACGTTCTCGCGGAAGCCGCTGTTCGGCTACAAGCCGATGGTGATCGCCATGGGGTCGATCGCCGGGCTGGGCTTCATCGTCTGGGGCCATCACATGTTCCAGTCGGGCATGAACCCCGCGCTGGCGGCGACGTTCACCGTGTCGACGATGATGATCGCGCTTCCTTCGGCCATCAAGGTCTTCAACTGGATCGGCACCATGTGGGGAGGCCGTGTCCAGTTCACGACGGCCATGCTGCACGCGATGGCCTTCGTCTCGATGTTCATCATCGGCGGGCTGTCGGGCATCTTCATGGCGGCGACGCCGGTGGACGTGCACATCCACGACACCTACTTCATCGTCGGCCACATCCACTACGTCCTGTTCGGCGGCAGCATGTTCGCCATCTTCGCCGCGACGTATTACTGGTTCCCCAAGATCTTCGGCCGGATGATGAACGAGCGGATCGGCTGGATCCACTTCGGCCTGACGTTCGTCTTCATGACGGGCACGTTCTTCTTCATGCACGTCGTCGGCTGGCACGGCCACATGAGGCGCATCCCTGACCCGACCGTCTACAAGTTCCTCAGCGAACCGGGCGTGGTCTGGATGAACCAGTTCATGAGCGTTTGTGCGTTCGGTCTGGGAATCGTGCAGGTGCTTTTCGTGGGGAACTTCTTCTACAGCCTGGTGCTCGGCCCGGTGGCCGGCCCGAACCCGTGGAAGGCGAACTCGCTGGAATGGACGACGTCGTCGCCGCCTCCGCATTATAATTTCGAGACGCTGCCGCAGGTGTTCCACCCCCCGTACGAGTTCAGCCTCCCGGGGAGCGAGGACGACTACCTGCCCCAGACCAGCCCCCTGCCGCCGAACATCACGCTCGACCCGATCATGGCGTGA
- a CDS encoding COX15/CtaA family protein, producing the protein MTNPTATPNERPLAYRAAPHWAAVLAGVLTLPLLYVGGSVTTYRVGMAVPDWPRTFGENMFTYNFWDAPFGVQLEHSHRLYGSAVGVATIALCVAFFAFDKRKWAKSLAVAALAIVIIQGLLGGYRVRLNSTMVAALHGCLAQVFFALTVALATFTGRDWLSDAKPTPDAKGVRGLAVVTLLLVAAQIGLGAVLRHFSGRHAAYTHAVLGVAILGVAAHLFVKAKRHDPPKPSLRSAARWVEVLAGLQILLGVVAFVMLWPFDGMPRPVTTAQAAFRTLHQTNGAVLLAASVVATLRAFRHFGPAAKPGSITSPSTSPTDLEAVA; encoded by the coding sequence ATGACGAACCCGACAGCGACCCCGAACGAACGCCCTCTCGCCTACCGCGCTGCACCCCACTGGGCGGCGGTGCTGGCCGGCGTCCTGACGCTCCCTCTGCTCTATGTGGGCGGCTCCGTGACGACGTACCGCGTCGGCATGGCCGTCCCCGATTGGCCGAGGACGTTCGGCGAGAACATGTTCACGTACAACTTCTGGGACGCCCCGTTCGGAGTCCAGCTCGAACACTCGCACCGGCTGTATGGGTCGGCGGTCGGAGTGGCGACGATCGCGCTCTGCGTGGCGTTCTTCGCCTTCGACAAGCGCAAGTGGGCGAAGAGTCTGGCGGTCGCCGCGCTGGCGATCGTGATCATCCAGGGCTTGCTGGGCGGGTATCGGGTCCGGTTGAACTCGACGATGGTGGCCGCCCTGCACGGCTGCCTCGCCCAGGTCTTCTTCGCCCTGACCGTCGCTCTGGCGACCTTCACCGGCCGCGACTGGCTCAGCGACGCTAAACCGACTCCCGATGCGAAGGGCGTACGCGGCCTGGCCGTGGTCACGCTCCTCCTCGTCGCCGCTCAGATCGGCCTCGGAGCGGTGCTCCGCCATTTCAGTGGCCGGCATGCGGCGTACACCCACGCGGTTCTCGGCGTGGCGATCCTCGGCGTCGCGGCGCACCTGTTCGTGAAGGCCAAGCGGCACGATCCGCCCAAGCCATCGCTACGGTCAGCGGCCCGTTGGGTGGAGGTCCTCGCCGGACTCCAGATCCTGCTGGGCGTCGTCGCCTTCGTCATGCTCTGGCCGTTCGACGGCATGCCCCGACCCGTGACCACCGCTCAGGCGGCGTTCCGCACCCTCCACCAGACGAACGGCGCCGTGCTACTGGCTGCCTCGGTGGTGGCGACGCTGCGGGCGTTCCGCCACTTCGGACCTGCGGCGAAGCCCGGTTCGATCACTTCTCCGTCCACGTCCCCGACCGACCTGGAGGCCGTCGCTTGA